In the genome of Quercus robur chromosome 3, dhQueRobu3.1, whole genome shotgun sequence, one region contains:
- the LOC126719243 gene encoding uncharacterized protein LOC126719243: MSKNRELSREEEAELSRSKKKVKEGHHADFNEDLHENGHLQGGSSSWGAEKKTFKDKLVGEIPGAYAKAFDFSDLMDMEADSDEEVEELREGLAAVKLTRETKLRIRKPWTNALIIKMYGKAFSLGVIQSRLNLLWKPAGSLDCVDLGKEFYSVRFSLKEDMDAVLKNGPWFIAGHFLSIRPWEPFFKPNCAIVSSITVWVRLHALPMELYEAEVLKQIGEAIGRVLRIDSNTAMEARGRYARLCIQLDITKPLINTVLIGRFEQPVIYEGIHSLCFSCGRIGHRKESCPLTIKKPEAPAEGGPIGCDVEKGSYQGAYQRGMHDPHSSGTGSGTSNDRGADTEEDRYRPWMLVARRKPVQKRTNVTGNSEDHVKHGLGQSVNGLRNEPNGNSWG; encoded by the coding sequence ATGAGCAAAAACAGAGAGCTTTCGAGAGAGGAGGAAGCCGAACTGTCCAGGAGCAAGAAAAAGGTTAAGGAAGGGCACCATGCTGATTTTAATGAGGATTTACATGAGAATGGACATTTGCAGGGAGGTTCGAGCTCGTGGGGGGCTGAAAAGAAAACTTTTAAGGATAAATTGGTAGGAGAGATTCCAGGAGCCTATGCCAAGGCTTTTGACTTCTCGGACCTTATGGACATGGAGGCGGATTCAGATGAGGAGGTGGAGGAGCTACGTGAGGGGCTAGCAGCGGTGAAACTTACGAGAGAGACCAAGCTCCGTATTAGGAAACCTTGGACAAATGCGTTGATCATTAAGATGTATGGCAAAGCTTTTAGTCTTGGTGTTATCCAGAGTAGGCTCAACTTGTTATGGAAACCGGCGGGGTCTTTGGACTGTGTTGATCTTGGTAAAGAGTTTTATTCAGTTAGATTCTCATTGAAAGAAGACATGGATGCAGTTCTTAAAAATGGACCTTGGTTCATTGCGGGACATTTTTTATCCATCAGGCCATGGGAGCCTTTCTTCAAACCGAATTGCGCTATTGTTTCGTCCATCACAGTCTGGGTTAGACTTCACGCATTACCTATGGAGCTGTATGAGGCGGAAGTACTTAAACAAATTGGTGAAGCTATTGGGAGAGTTCTTCGGATTGACTCGAATACTGCCATGGAAGCTAGAGGGAGGTATGCGAGGCTTTGTATTCAACTAGATATTACTAAGCCGCTTATTAACACTGTGCTCATTGGAAGATTCGAACAGCCTGTGATTTACGAAGGGATTCATAGCCTTTGTTTTTCATGCGGGAGGATTGGGCATAGGAAGGAATCTTGCCCGCTCACCATTAAAAAACCAGAGGCGCCGGCGGAAGGTGGTCCGATTGGCTGCGATGTAGAGAAGGGTTCGTACCAAGGAGCGTATCAGCGTGGCATGCATGATCCGCACAGCTCTGGCACAGGTAGTGGAACCTCGAATGACAGAGGTGCTGACACTGAGGAGGACAGGTACAGGCCTTGGATGCTTGTGGCACGTAGAAAACCTGTGCAGAAACGAACAAATGTTACAGGTAATTCTGAGGACCACGTTAAACATGGATTAGGCCAGTCAGTTAACGGGCTTAGGAATGAGCCAAATGGAAATTCATGGGGCTAG
- the LOC126719245 gene encoding LOW QUALITY PROTEIN: NADPH-dependent aldehyde reductase 1, chloroplastic (The sequence of the model RefSeq protein was modified relative to this genomic sequence to represent the inferred CDS: inserted 1 base in 1 codon), translating to MASGGQKFPPQRQERQPGQEHVMEPTPEFTSSDYTPSNKLRGKVALVTGGDSGIGRAVCHCFAQEGATVAFTYVKAQEDKDAQDTLHMLKKAKTTDAKEPMAIAADLGYDNNCKRVVDEVVNAYGRIDILINNAAEQYKSCSVEEIDDERLERVFRTNIFSYFFTVRHALKHMKQGSSIINTTSXIRVNGVAPGPIWTPLIPSSFSEEECAKFGSEVPMGRAGQPIEVAPCYVFLACNHCSSYITGQVLHPNGGTVANA from the exons ATGGCTTCAGGTGGTCAGAAGTTTCCACCACAAAGGCAGGAGAGGCAGCCTGGGCAAGAGCATGTCATGGAACCTACCCCTGAATTTACGAGCTCAGACTACACGCCATCCAATAAGCTTCGA GGAAAGGTAGCGCTAGTGACTGGTGGCGACTCTGGGATTGGACGAGCTGTGTGCCACTGCTTTGCTCAAGAGGGTGCAACCGTCGCCTTCACGTATGTGAAGGCCCAGGAGGACAAGGATGCGCAAGACACGCTCCACATGCTCAAGAAGGCGAAGACTACTGATGCCAAAGAGCCTATGGCAATAGCAGCTGACTTGGGATATGACAACAATTGCAAAAGGGTGGTTGATGAGGTTGTGAATGCCTATGGCCGGATTGATATACTGATCAACAATGCCGCCGAGCAGTACAAATCATGTTCAGTGGAGGAGATTGATGACGAAAGGCTTGAGAGGGTGTTTAGGACCAATATTTTCTCTTACTTCTTCACAGTCAG GCATGCTTTGAAGCATATGAAGCAAGGGAGCTCCATAATCAACACGACAT GCATAAGGGTCAATGGTGTGGCCCCTGGACCCATTTGGACCCCATTGATACCATCATCATTCAGTGAGGAAGAGTGTGCTAAGTTTGGGTCTGAAGTGCCTATGGGCAGGGCTGGTCAGCCTATTGAGGTTGCTCCATGCTATGTCTTCCTTGCTTGTAATCATTGCTCCTCTTACATAACTGGCCAGGTTCTTCATCCTAATG GTGGAACTGTAGCGAATGCTTGA